In Flavobacterium cerinum, one genomic interval encodes:
- the nuoH gene encoding NADH-quinone oxidoreductase subunit NuoH, producing MESTIIIEKSVIIIAVFALTMLMAMYSTLAERKIAAWLQDRVGPNRAGKGGILQPLADGLKLFSKEEFLPNTPNKFLFVIGPAISMSMALITSAVIPWGDKLHLFGRDIILQATDIDVAMLFIFGVLSVSVYGIMIGGWASNNKFSLMSAMRAGSQMISYEVAMGLAIIALVMMSGTLSLREIAAQQSGMNWNIFYQPVGFLIFLVCSFAETNRTPFDLAECEAELIGGYHTEYSSMKMGFYLFAEYASMFISSTILAVLYFGAYNYPGMDWAIENWGVNTANVIGMIVLFAKICFFIFFYMWVRWTIPRFRYDQLMNLGWKMLIPLAIVNIVITGAVILLFQ from the coding sequence ATGGAGAGTACAATTATCATAGAAAAAAGTGTCATTATTATAGCGGTTTTCGCTCTTACCATGTTGATGGCCATGTATTCTACTTTGGCTGAACGTAAAATTGCAGCCTGGCTTCAGGATCGTGTAGGTCCAAACCGTGCCGGTAAAGGTGGTATCTTACAACCCCTTGCCGATGGTTTGAAATTATTTTCAAAAGAAGAATTTTTACCGAATACCCCTAATAAATTTTTATTCGTAATCGGACCTGCCATTTCGATGAGTATGGCTTTAATTACGAGTGCTGTTATTCCTTGGGGTGATAAATTACATTTATTCGGTCGCGATATCATTCTTCAGGCAACGGATATTGATGTAGCGATGCTATTCATTTTCGGTGTATTATCGGTAAGTGTATACGGAATTATGATCGGTGGATGGGCTTCAAACAACAAGTTTTCCCTGATGAGTGCGATGCGTGCCGGTTCTCAGATGATCTCTTATGAGGTAGCAATGGGATTGGCCATTATTGCATTGGTGATGATGTCCGGAACGTTAAGCTTACGCGAAATTGCAGCACAACAATCCGGTATGAACTGGAATATTTTTTACCAGCCCGTTGGATTCCTGATCTTTTTAGTGTGTTCGTTTGCCGAAACCAACAGAACGCCTTTTGACCTTGCCGAATGTGAGGCGGAGTTAATCGGTGGTTACCATACGGAATATTCCTCCATGAAAATGGGATTCTATTTATTCGCAGAATACGCGAGTATGTTTATTTCCTCTACTATTCTGGCGGTATTATATTTCGGCGCTTACAACTACCCGGGAATGGACTGGGCTATTGAAAACTGGGGTGTAAACACGGCCAACGTTATCGGAATGATAGTGTTGTTTGCCAAAATCTGTTTCTTCATCTTCTTCTATATGTGGGTAAGATGGACGATTCCGAGATTCCGTTATGACCAGTTGATGAATTTGGGATGGAAGATGTTAATTCCTCTTGCCATTGTAAACATTGTTATAACGGGAGCAGTAATATTACTTTTCCAATAA
- a CDS encoding NADH-quinone oxidoreductase subunit NuoE family protein, which produces MENTQYKQEINITPELMTRINELISHYPEDKRKSALLPVLHEVQDAHDNWLSYPLMDKVAEILNIQPIEVYEVVSFYTMYNQKPIGKYMFEFCRTSCCAVRGADDLMDYTCEKLGIKEGETTPDGMFTVVGVECLGACGYAPMMQIGDFYKEHLTKEKVDTIITECREGKINLYDK; this is translated from the coding sequence ATGGAAAATACACAGTATAAACAAGAAATAAATATTACTCCGGAATTGATGACGCGTATTAACGAGTTGATCAGTCATTATCCGGAAGATAAAAGAAAATCGGCTTTATTACCGGTATTGCACGAAGTACAGGATGCACACGACAACTGGCTAAGCTACCCGTTAATGGACAAAGTTGCCGAAATATTGAATATCCAACCGATTGAAGTTTACGAAGTGGTATCGTTTTATACGATGTACAACCAAAAACCAATCGGAAAATATATGTTCGAATTTTGCCGTACTTCCTGTTGTGCCGTTCGCGGAGCTGACGATTTAATGGACTATACCTGCGAAAAACTGGGCATTAAAGAAGGTGAAACTACTCCGGACGGAATGTTTACCGTTGTAGGTGTAGAATGCCTTGGTGCATGCGGTTATGCTCCGATGATGCAAATCGGTGATTTCTATAAAGAACACCTTACCAAAGAAAAGGTAGATACAATCATCACGGAATGCAGAGAAGGAAAAATCAACTTATACGATAAATAA
- a CDS encoding NADH-quinone oxidoreductase subunit J family protein, which yields MIEVIFYILSTITLGTALLTIFSRNPIHSAIYLVVCFFSIAGHYLLLNAQFLAIVHIIVYSGAIMILMLFTIMLMNLNKEHEKHKPKLIIVAATIAFCLVALVLLAALLKTKPVVESYYNSGTDFQSIKVLGQVLLNEYMVPFEFASVLLLVAMIGAVLISKKEKEKA from the coding sequence ATGATTGAAGTTATTTTTTACATACTATCGACCATTACACTGGGAACCGCACTGCTTACCATTTTTAGCAGAAACCCGATCCACAGTGCTATCTACCTTGTTGTCTGCTTCTTTTCTATTGCAGGACATTATCTTTTATTAAACGCTCAGTTTTTGGCTATTGTACACATTATCGTGTATTCCGGTGCTATTATGATTCTGATGTTGTTTACCATCATGTTAATGAACCTGAACAAAGAACACGAAAAACACAAACCAAAACTGATTATCGTTGCTGCAACTATTGCTTTCTGTTTAGTAGCTTTAGTATTATTAGCTGCTTTATTGAAAACCAAACCGGTTGTGGAAAGTTATTACAATTCAGGTACCGACTTCCAGTCGATTAAAGTTTTAGGACAGGTATTATTAAACGAATACATGGTACCATTCGAATTTGCTTCGGTATTATTACTGGTTGCCATGATCGGAGCGGTATTAATCTCTAAAAAAGAAAAAGAAAAAGCCTAA
- a CDS encoding NADH-quinone oxidoreductase subunit D translates to MSDLLLPPEHRYAKEIEKRRNEDGSELSILNLGPTHPATHGIFQNILLMDGERIQDGEGTVGYIHRAFEKIAENRPFYQITVLTDRMNYCSAPINNMGWWMTLEKALGIEVPKRVQYLRVIIMELARIADHIICSSVMGVDTGALTGFLYVFQFREKIYEIYEEICGARLTTNMGRIGGFEREWSPEAFRKIDAFMEEFPPIWTEFENLLTRNRIFMDRTIGVGAISAEKAISYGFTGPNLRAAGVDYDVRAMQPYSSYEDFEFNIPVGKHGDTYDRFCVRNAEVWESLSIIRQALAKLPEGPFHADVPDYYLPPKDEVYHNMEALIYHFKIVMGEVPVPLTEVYHPVEGGNGEVGFYLITDGSRTPYRLHFRRPCFIYYQAYNDMVRGQMLSDAIATLSSLNVIAGELDA, encoded by the coding sequence ATGTCAGACCTATTATTACCACCAGAGCACCGGTATGCGAAAGAAATAGAAAAAAGACGTAATGAAGACGGCAGCGAACTTTCCATATTAAACCTGGGACCTACGCACCCGGCTACACACGGAATTTTTCAGAACATCCTTTTAATGGACGGAGAACGTATCCAGGATGGAGAAGGTACCGTGGGTTATATCCACCGTGCTTTCGAAAAAATTGCCGAAAACAGACCTTTTTACCAGATTACGGTTTTAACCGATCGTATGAATTATTGTTCCGCTCCTATTAATAATATGGGATGGTGGATGACACTGGAAAAAGCATTGGGCATTGAAGTACCGAAAAGAGTACAATACTTACGTGTAATTATTATGGAATTAGCCCGTATTGCCGATCACATTATTTGTAGTTCGGTTATGGGTGTGGATACCGGAGCCTTAACAGGTTTCTTATATGTATTCCAGTTCCGTGAAAAAATATATGAAATTTACGAAGAAATCTGTGGGGCGCGTTTAACGACAAACATGGGAAGAATCGGAGGTTTCGAAAGAGAATGGAGCCCGGAAGCTTTTAGAAAGATCGATGCTTTTATGGAAGAGTTCCCTCCTATCTGGACTGAATTTGAAAACCTGTTAACCCGTAACCGTATCTTTATGGATCGTACTATCGGAGTGGGTGCCATTTCAGCCGAAAAAGCTATCAGCTACGGATTTACAGGTCCGAACCTTCGTGCTGCCGGTGTCGATTATGACGTTCGTGCTATGCAACCTTACAGTTCATACGAAGATTTTGAATTTAATATTCCGGTAGGAAAACACGGAGATACTTACGATCGTTTTTGCGTTCGTAATGCCGAAGTTTGGGAAAGTTTAAGTATCATTCGTCAGGCTTTAGCAAAATTACCGGAAGGTCCTTTCCATGCTGATGTTCCGGATTATTACCTTCCTCCGAAAGATGAAGTATACCATAATATGGAAGCACTTATCTACCATTTTAAAATTGTAATGGGAGAAGTTCCGGTTCCGTTAACCGAAGTATATCACCCGGTTGAAGGCGGAAACGGAGAAGTTGGTTTCTATCTGATTACTGACGGAAGTCGAACTCCTTATCGTTTGCATTTCAGAAGACCTTGCTTTATATATTATCAGGCCTATAACGATATGGTTAGAGGACAAATGCTATCGGATGCGATCGCAACGTTGTCGAGTCTTAACGTAATTGCAGGTGAATTAGACGCATAA
- the nuoI gene encoding NADH-quinone oxidoreductase subunit NuoI has product MSLDTVSLSGRKKEVSNKKMTFWESLYLVAIAKGLWITIRHLFKRKVTIKYPEQKREFSPVYRGQHMLMRDDEGRERCTACGLCALSCPAEAITMKAEERKPEEKHLYREEKYASIYEINMLRCIFCGLCEEACPKQAIYLTKSKVIVKSNSNREDFIYGKDKLVMPLEMAIQNTNQNKAS; this is encoded by the coding sequence ATGTCATTAGATACAGTTTCATTATCAGGAAGAAAAAAAGAGGTTTCCAACAAAAAGATGACTTTTTGGGAAAGCCTTTACCTGGTTGCGATCGCAAAAGGTTTATGGATTACAATCCGTCACTTATTTAAAAGAAAAGTGACTATTAAATATCCGGAGCAAAAACGGGAATTCAGTCCGGTATATCGTGGTCAACATATGTTGATGCGCGATGATGAAGGACGTGAGCGTTGTACTGCCTGCGGACTTTGTGCGCTTTCCTGCCCGGCAGAAGCAATTACCATGAAAGCCGAAGAGCGTAAACCGGAAGAAAAACATTTATACCGCGAGGAAAAATATGCATCGATCTATGAGATCAATATGTTGCGTTGTATTTTCTGCGGACTGTGTGAAGAAGCTTGTCCGAAACAAGCTATTTACCTGACTAAATCAAAAGTTATCGTAAAATCGAATAGTAACCGTGAAGATTTTATCTACGGAAAAGACAAATTGGTAATGCCGTTAGAAATGGCGATCCAAAATACTAACCAGAATAAGGCAAGTTAA
- the nuoL gene encoding NADH-quinone oxidoreductase subunit L: METSLVLLLLLAPFVGFLSNIFFGKQLGKAGSGILGTLAVIVSFFVTSYFFMQVSGSKQPINVHLFDWISLGKFSINFDILLDQLSLLWLMFVTGIGSLIHIYSISYMHDDENMHKFFAYLNLFIFFMITLVVGSNLLIMFIGWEGVGLCSYLLIGFWYKNQEYNDAAKKAFIMNRIGDLGFLIGIFIIGYLFNSLDFNVIKQAVLTGSNPELAGWLSIATLCLFIGAAGKSAQIPLYTWLPDAMAGPTPVSALIHAATMVTAGIFMITRLNFLFDLTPDVQSIIAVVGAITSLVAASIGLVQNDIKKVLAYSTVSQLGLMFLALGLGAYEVAVFHVITHAFFKACLFLGSGSVIHALHGEQDMRRMGGLKGAMKVTFLTFLLATLAISGIPPFAGFFSKDEILMVAFHENKVLWVIAAVASIMTAFYMFRLLYLTFFKEFRGTEEQKHHLHESPMLITFPLMILGVLSVVGGAISLPGNSWLNHYLEPIFAHKPHEAHHLGTTEYMLMAFAVVGALIGIGIAYAKYIKKAEVPAEDDQITGFAKVLYNKYYVDETYMAVIVKPIYSLARFFRDYIETGLSQLIFGFGSVADGLALQGKKLQNGNIGFYLFAFVFGLCSVVFYLFFLR; this comes from the coding sequence ATGGAGACAAGTTTAGTTTTACTCTTATTATTGGCCCCTTTTGTCGGGTTTTTATCTAATATATTTTTCGGGAAGCAACTCGGTAAAGCCGGTTCCGGTATTTTAGGAACTTTGGCGGTAATTGTTTCCTTCTTTGTTACTTCTTATTTCTTTATGCAGGTAAGCGGAAGCAAACAACCTATTAACGTACATTTATTCGATTGGATTTCTTTAGGGAAGTTCAGTATTAACTTCGATATTTTATTAGATCAGTTGTCTTTGCTATGGCTGATGTTTGTTACCGGTATCGGATCGTTAATCCATATCTATTCGATCAGCTATATGCATGATGATGAAAATATGCATAAGTTTTTTGCTTATCTGAACCTGTTCATATTCTTTATGATCACTTTGGTAGTCGGAAGCAACTTATTGATCATGTTTATCGGTTGGGAAGGTGTTGGATTATGTTCTTATCTGTTAATCGGATTCTGGTATAAAAACCAGGAGTATAACGATGCGGCTAAAAAAGCCTTTATCATGAACCGTATCGGAGATTTAGGTTTCCTGATCGGAATCTTTATCATCGGATATTTATTTAATTCATTAGATTTCAACGTAATCAAACAAGCGGTTTTAACGGGTTCTAATCCGGAATTAGCAGGATGGTTAAGCATTGCTACGCTGTGTTTATTTATCGGAGCTGCCGGTAAGAGTGCACAAATTCCATTGTATACCTGGTTACCGGATGCGATGGCAGGTCCGACTCCCGTTTCGGCTTTGATCCATGCGGCTACGATGGTTACTGCGGGTATCTTTATGATCACGCGTTTGAATTTCTTATTCGATTTAACACCGGATGTTCAGAGTATCATTGCCGTTGTTGGTGCAATCACTTCTTTAGTGGCTGCTTCTATCGGATTGGTACAAAACGATATCAAAAAAGTATTGGCCTACTCTACTGTTTCCCAATTGGGATTAATGTTCCTGGCTTTAGGTTTGGGAGCGTATGAAGTAGCGGTATTCCACGTAATTACTCACGCTTTCTTTAAAGCCTGTTTATTCCTTGGTTCCGGTTCGGTTATCCACGCTTTACACGGCGAACAGGATATGCGAAGAATGGGTGGATTAAAAGGCGCGATGAAAGTAACGTTCCTTACGTTTTTATTGGCTACACTTGCTATTTCGGGTATTCCTCCTTTTGCCGGTTTCTTCTCAAAAGATGAAATCCTGATGGTGGCTTTCCACGAAAACAAAGTATTATGGGTAATTGCTGCTGTAGCTTCTATTATGACAGCTTTCTATATGTTCCGTTTATTGTACCTGACGTTCTTTAAAGAATTCCGCGGTACAGAAGAACAAAAACATCATTTACACGAAAGCCCGATGTTAATTACTTTCCCGTTAATGATTTTAGGTGTATTGTCTGTAGTTGGAGGAGCAATCAGTCTTCCGGGTAACAGTTGGTTAAATCATTATCTGGAACCGATCTTCGCACATAAACCACATGAAGCGCATCATTTAGGAACTACAGAATATATGTTAATGGCATTTGCTGTTGTAGGTGCTTTAATCGGAATCGGAATTGCTTATGCGAAATACATCAAAAAAGCAGAAGTTCCGGCAGAAGACGATCAGATTACCGGATTTGCAAAAGTCTTATATAACAAATATTATGTAGACGAAACGTATATGGCTGTAATAGTAAAACCAATCTATTCATTAGCACGTTTCTTCAGAGATTATATCGAAACCGGATTATCGCAATTGATCTTCGGATTCGGTTCTGTAGCAGACGGATTGGCTTTACAAGGTAAAAAATTACAAAACGGAAATATCGGTTTCTATTTATTCGCCTTTGTATTCGGACTTTGTTCGGTAGTGTTTTATTTATTCTTTTTACGATAA
- a CDS encoding 2Fe-2S iron-sulfur cluster-binding protein gives MKVTIDGQEIEVEPGTTILQAARMIGGESVPPAMCYYSKLKGSGGKCRCCLVEVSKGSDANPTPMPKLMASCVTGVMDGMEVKSISSPRVQEARKSVTEFLLINHPLDCPVCDQAGECDLQNLSFNHGKSETRFIEEKRTFEPENIGENIQLHMNRCILCYRCVMTADQLTDGRVHGVVNRGDHSQISTCISKAIDNEFSGNMIDVCPVGALTDKTFRFKSRVWFNKPFNAHRNCDKCCGKTTVWMFGNEIQRVTARKDEYHEVEEFICNDCRFDHKNVEDWVIEGPRKFEKFSVINQNNYTRKLDNVTIETEKQILLGRDQDRKKISMVEVPLNNAENSKS, from the coding sequence ATGAAAGTTACTATAGACGGTCAAGAAATAGAAGTAGAACCAGGAACCACCATCTTGCAAGCTGCCAGAATGATCGGAGGAGAATCGGTTCCGCCGGCAATGTGTTATTACTCCAAACTGAAAGGTAGCGGAGGAAAATGTCGTTGCTGTTTAGTAGAAGTATCCAAAGGTAGTGATGCCAACCCAACGCCTATGCCAAAATTAATGGCCTCTTGCGTTACCGGAGTTATGGATGGTATGGAGGTAAAAAGCATCTCCTCTCCAAGAGTTCAGGAAGCCCGTAAATCGGTTACGGAATTCCTATTGATCAATCACCCGTTGGATTGCCCGGTTTGTGATCAGGCCGGTGAATGTGATTTACAAAACTTAAGCTTTAACCACGGAAAATCAGAAACCCGTTTTATCGAAGAAAAAAGAACCTTCGAACCGGAAAATATCGGAGAAAACATTCAGTTACACATGAATCGTTGTATCCTTTGTTACCGTTGTGTAATGACGGCCGATCAATTAACGGACGGACGTGTACACGGTGTTGTAAACAGAGGAGATCATTCTCAGATTTCAACTTGTATTTCCAAAGCAATTGACAATGAATTCTCCGGAAATATGATTGATGTTTGTCCGGTTGGAGCCTTAACTGATAAAACATTCCGTTTTAAATCGAGAGTTTGGTTTAACAAACCGTTCAATGCGCATAGAAACTGCGACAAATGTTGCGGAAAAACAACGGTATGGATGTTCGGAAATGAAATTCAACGTGTTACTGCGCGTAAAGATGAATATCATGAAGTAGAAGAATTTATCTGTAACGACTGTCGTTTTGACCATAAAAATGTTGAAGACTGGGTAATCGAAGGGCCTCGTAAATTCGAGAAGTTCTCTGTAATTAACCAGAACAATTATACTCGTAAACTGGACAATGTAACGATTGAAACCGAAAAACAGATTCTTTTAGGTAGAGATCAGGACAGAAAGAAAATCAGTATGGTGGAAGTTCCGTTAAATAACGCCGAAAATTCAAAATCATAG
- a CDS encoding NADH-quinone oxidoreductase subunit C translates to MALETSVIQNKLIENFGLKVTDFFQQHDIFTFEVASDSIVEVMKFLRDDATLRFNFLTDLCGIHYPDYEKGRQFAVVYHMHNWMDNVRIRIKCYLDGDNPEIDTVTGLFLSSNWQERETYDFYGIIFKGHPQLKRILNMDEMTSFPLRKEFPMEDGGRTDKDDRFFGRTTQNC, encoded by the coding sequence ATGGCTTTAGAAACCTCAGTAATACAGAATAAATTGATTGAAAATTTCGGTTTAAAAGTAACCGATTTCTTTCAACAACACGATATTTTCACATTTGAAGTAGCATCAGACTCTATAGTAGAAGTAATGAAATTTCTTAGAGATGATGCTACTTTACGTTTTAATTTCCTAACGGATCTTTGTGGTATTCATTATCCGGATTACGAAAAAGGACGCCAGTTTGCCGTAGTATATCATATGCACAACTGGATGGACAATGTTCGTATCCGTATCAAATGCTACCTGGATGGTGATAACCCGGAAATCGATACCGTAACCGGTTTATTCCTGAGTTCCAACTGGCAGGAAAGAGAAACCTATGATTTCTACGGGATCATTTTCAAAGGCCATCCGCAATTGAAACGTATCCTGAATATGGACGAAATGACCTCTTTCCCGTTACGTAAAGAATTCCCTATGGAAGACGGCGGAAGAACCGATAAAGATGACAGATTCTTCGGTAGAACAACCCAAAATTGCTAA
- the nuoF gene encoding NADH-quinone oxidoreductase subunit NuoF, whose protein sequence is MGRKILLDKINIPGIKTYEVYRQNGGYASVEKALKTLTPDEVTEEVKTSGLRGRGGAGFPVGLKWSFIDKKSGKPRHLVCNADESEPGTFKDRFLMEYIPHLLIEGMITSSYALGANLSYIYIRGEYMWVFKILERAIKEAYAAGWLGKNILGTDFSLDLHVHCGAGAYICGEETALIESLEGKRGNPRIKPPFPAVSGLWANPTVVNNVESIATVPWIVNNSGAEYATIGIGRSTGTKLISASGHIKNPGVYEIELGLSVEEFMNSDEYLGGMMNDRPLKALVPGGSSVPILPAHLIYKTANGDDRLMSYESLSDGGFATGSMLGSGGFIVYNDTTCIVRNTWNFSRFYHHESCGQCSPCREGTGWLEKVLHRIEHGHGRMEDIDLLWDIQSKIEGNTICPLGDAAAWPVAAAIRHFRDEFEYHVRFPEKIKNRDHFVEEPFEKVRHLISKQTV, encoded by the coding sequence ATGGGAAGAAAGATATTATTAGACAAGATAAATATTCCAGGTATCAAAACCTACGAAGTATACCGTCAAAACGGTGGTTATGCTTCTGTGGAAAAAGCATTAAAAACATTAACTCCGGATGAAGTTACAGAAGAAGTAAAAACTTCCGGACTTCGTGGTCGTGGGGGAGCTGGTTTCCCTGTTGGATTAAAATGGAGTTTTATCGATAAAAAATCCGGCAAACCAAGACACTTGGTATGTAATGCCGATGAATCGGAACCGGGTACTTTTAAAGACCGTTTCCTGATGGAATACATTCCGCACTTATTAATTGAAGGAATGATTACATCCAGTTATGCATTGGGTGCTAACCTTTCTTATATCTATATCCGCGGCGAATATATGTGGGTATTTAAAATTCTGGAAAGAGCAATCAAGGAAGCTTATGCTGCCGGATGGCTTGGAAAGAATATTTTAGGTACTGATTTCTCTTTAGACCTACATGTTCACTGTGGTGCCGGAGCTTATATCTGTGGTGAGGAAACCGCTTTGATTGAATCATTGGAAGGAAAAAGAGGTAACCCGAGAATCAAACCACCATTCCCGGCGGTTAGCGGTTTATGGGCCAATCCTACCGTAGTAAACAACGTTGAATCTATCGCAACTGTGCCTTGGATTGTTAACAATTCCGGAGCGGAATATGCTACTATCGGAATCGGACGTTCTACAGGAACAAAATTGATTTCTGCTTCCGGACACATTAAAAATCCGGGCGTTTATGAAATTGAATTGGGATTAAGCGTAGAAGAATTTATGAACTCGGATGAATATTTGGGTGGTATGATGAATGACAGACCACTTAAAGCGTTAGTTCCGGGAGGTTCTTCCGTACCGATTTTACCGGCGCATCTGATTTACAAAACAGCAAACGGAGACGATCGTTTAATGTCGTATGAATCCTTAAGTGACGGTGGTTTTGCAACCGGTTCAATGTTAGGATCCGGTGGTTTTATCGTCTATAACGATACAACCTGTATTGTACGTAACACCTGGAATTTCTCCCGTTTTTACCACCACGAAAGTTGCGGACAATGTTCCCCATGTCGTGAAGGTACCGGATGGTTGGAAAAAGTATTACACAGAATCGAACACGGCCACGGTCGTATGGAAGATATCGATTTGCTTTGGGATATTCAGAGTAAAATAGAAGGAAACACTATTTGCCCGTTAGGTGATGCCGCCGCATGGCCGGTAGCTGCTGCAATTCGTCATTTCCGTGATGAATTCGAATACCACGTTCGTTTCCCAGAAAAAATCAAAAACAGAGATCACTTTGTGGAAGAGCCTTTTGAAAAGGTACGTCACTTAATCTCAAAACAAACTGTATAA
- the nuoK gene encoding NADH-quinone oxidoreductase subunit NuoK, with product MEHILKEIGVETYLYLSALLFSIGVFGILLRRNAIIMFMSIEIMLNAVNLLLVAFSTFHQDASGQVFVFFSMAVAAAEVAVGLAILVSIFRNLGSIDIDNLKNLKG from the coding sequence ATGGAACATATTTTAAAAGAAATAGGTGTAGAAACCTACTTATATTTATCGGCACTATTATTCAGTATAGGTGTTTTCGGAATCCTTTTGCGTAGAAATGCAATCATCATGTTTATGTCTATTGAAATCATGTTGAATGCAGTTAACCTTTTATTGGTTGCTTTTTCTACATTCCATCAGGATGCCTCCGGACAGGTTTTCGTATTTTTCTCGATGGCTGTGGCTGCTGCCGAAGTAGCGGTTGGTTTAGCGATTCTGGTTTCGATTTTCCGTAACCTCGGATCGATTGATATTGATAATTTAAAGAATTTAAAAGGATAA
- a CDS encoding complex I subunit 4 family protein, whose amino-acid sequence MDVTIVLLILLLGAVVTYFSGNKAASKVALLFSAVAFGASLMILNQYSQGIDCGFSAVWMTNPNILFSLKADGLALSMVILTTVLTPLIILSSLGNNFNNAKNFYALVMFMAFAMTGTFLASDGFLYYIFWELSLIPIYFIALLWGNGDAAERKKAVIKFFIYTFAGSLFMLVGFIYLYQKAGSFQLDKLYTLELTANEELWIFLAFFLAYAIKIPIIPFHTWQANVYQKAPTVGTMLLSGIMLKMGLYSVIRWQLPIAPNAAHELKYIILALSIAGVIYGSFVALKQKDLKKLLAYSSLAHVGLIAAGCYTLTLDGLRGAVLQMIAHGFVIVGLFFAAEIIYRRFETRDISEMGGIRTQSPKFTSMFMILVLASVALPGTFNFVGEFTVLYSLFQVNLAFAIVGGTTIILGAFYMLRMFQHAMLGETNAKPFADVSFNEGIVFVLIIGFLLFFGLYPKPIIELITPSLQDILVHIK is encoded by the coding sequence ATGGACGTAACAATAGTACTCTTAATTTTATTACTCGGAGCGGTTGTCACTTATTTCTCAGGAAATAAAGCGGCATCTAAAGTAGCTTTGCTTTTTAGTGCAGTTGCTTTTGGAGCTTCACTTATGATTTTAAACCAGTATAGTCAGGGGATTGACTGCGGTTTCTCAGCAGTCTGGATGACAAATCCCAATATTCTTTTTTCGCTAAAAGCAGACGGACTGGCCTTATCTATGGTCATTCTGACAACGGTATTAACACCTTTAATTATTCTGTCTTCTTTAGGAAACAATTTTAACAATGCAAAGAACTTCTACGCGTTGGTTATGTTTATGGCTTTTGCCATGACCGGTACTTTCCTGGCGTCTGACGGTTTCTTATATTACATTTTCTGGGAACTTTCGTTAATCCCGATTTATTTTATCGCTTTACTTTGGGGTAACGGCGATGCTGCCGAAAGAAAGAAAGCCGTAATCAAATTCTTTATTTATACGTTTGCCGGTTCTTTATTTATGCTAGTAGGTTTTATCTACTTATATCAAAAAGCCGGAAGTTTCCAATTGGATAAACTATATACTTTGGAATTAACTGCAAACGAAGAATTATGGATTTTCCTGGCGTTCTTTTTGGCCTATGCTATTAAAATTCCAATCATCCCGTTCCATACCTGGCAGGCGAATGTATACCAAAAAGCACCGACAGTCGGCACAATGCTTTTATCCGGTATCATGCTTAAAATGGGATTATATTCCGTTATCCGTTGGCAGTTGCCAATTGCACCGAATGCCGCACATGAATTAAAATATATAATTCTTGCATTAAGTATTGCCGGTGTTATCTACGGTTCATTCGTAGCTTTAAAACAAAAAGATTTAAAGAAATTATTAGCCTATTCGTCTTTAGCCCACGTTGGTTTAATCGCTGCCGGGTGTTATACATTAACATTAGACGGTTTAAGAGGCGCTGTATTGCAAATGATTGCTCACGGTTTTGTAATCGTAGGTTTATTCTTTGCCGCTGAAATTATTTACAGACGTTTCGAAACCCGTGATATTTCTGAAATGGGTGGTATTCGTACACAATCACCGAAGTTCACTTCCATGTTTATGATTTTGGTATTGGCTTCCGTAGCTTTACCGGGTACCTTTAACTTTGTAGGTGAGTTTACCGTATTATACAGTTTATTTCAGGTTAACCTTGCATTTGCCATCGTAGGAGGAACAACTATCATTCTGGGAGCATTCTATATGCTACGCATGTTCCAACACGCTATGTTAGGTGAAACCAATGCAAAACCATTTGCAGACGTAAGCTTTAATGAAGGAATTGTTTTTGTGCTAATCATCGGATTCCTATTGTTTTTCGGATTATATCCAAAACCGATCATCGAATTGATTACGCCAAGTTTACAAGATATATTAGTACATATTAAATAA